The proteins below are encoded in one region of Oryzias melastigma strain HK-1 linkage group LG9, ASM292280v2, whole genome shotgun sequence:
- the epg5 gene encoding ectopic P granules protein 5 homolog isoform X5 has protein sequence MEAVRPKKSKTKHTGKSQSTRKQKQAEEETTAKTHKVVCDEASSSTFTEIPLSPPFEEIREKGPDSVKASESAGQASPLLSRGQQISLLQTSCTSDLTETLQSTLNLSTVGPQVEVTLTETNKKEEANDEDGAEEAVLEVGPQPTELGNNLQLWSQPFATPQFEEPSAPALYPSLTDLNDGPVMQLCEESEESCTKEPAVLALPEQDSSPPSLQPLESVADLSRNKLYPELPSTAPELQAFSPEQLSVWEPGGGLQSWLEGVEVCNLQFCTLARQENHELTELLQNYWRCRRQLTQSHTQLHTQSSDCKSTQNRLWTFRDEQLTLQGLCADQSKVCGYHRFQQAEFNQAILSELRKLIEACSELLHQKVVLHAYTALLSRLQVESYLYHLLKDCSGSQSQPCSLQPLKEAISVLFSFTRRVLDDAQFQTDVHLWLERLVAVLLHIGGSGEHLYLLCHLLCCPAGVGKWAAHFLQIHIWGNTSGVQHFMQALAILMSPARHRAEFLGHMKPLDNQSSGTSGPESGNWTLVDEGGEEDEDPESSWLLLCEEDLISLLTQFPFQQLYSHMLGMSKQGVYEPQACSSQKLMRMFAFASSLIEILALGLQTYNRARYRQLVKRIGHIIRMTVCYVSDHWAQYVNAGDAAGSSSHVHSLSLEKLQLEYDHLFLRAVLHVLRNKRLGIWLFMSGMPYETLSSTMLWKVLYVMQCAETAGLETLRATADTQACLQALRDPNHQERFEQWLCEVNSSDGISLLTALAHMATPTQHSDPAFITTITLLIYQVSYVSVSTRETYSKVGRELLASIATAHPFVISVLLERLRESIQNVGMVALYLCKELPLSQWQPRQEEICVIGGWLLQHPLSAVENRLACVILEGLNWGYTEEGVLALPSFLHREVALLVAEAYQKYLTDKPYSGLLSEGIKQASYLASILRLGVSPEASFSQWAWQLLLRLKLHVNAQNPKGAWTVPALASNQPAELPHDPSMHSVLRAVKTGLPIGCYLSIAMTTVGHSLENFCTDGVGLFKTLIQSRHLRAAVNLLDNILPPTYPLSFYLLKNSQFVSCIQLFLQSDSVCPQGVTQQVTHRVAPLLTGTTYGDNVRLLNSVIQSHVIESLRPGRVGASAVLEFWVGILTQQNLWYRDKTVLFLMDQICCAAFTHHQEDCVQKLLYQQHKSALGFHGDRGLLSSLVGWIAGNATPSFIEGQSLSAEVWFAWMVLNMEGLFEEESQLRRCVEHELLSENISPDQALKKAQQRLKLPVVPSLQRLQVYRWACQAIATPPDHPLLPLVWQKFLQLYLRQPGPEYGLAAGGCIGRRFFQGSSQATVLKDLRQRIQEVSDFHHAASQALRVPLPNTPSSDSQSDKSSCNPQPYNLTSPQLHTELVKLFGVFALWMDDESLQNHEVYLPSLPPEYESHRLAQVMQQQQQLWLEFVDQERLQFDEMEVLSLWEKAQSEPAFLQTQNLGFTDRSSLSSAKERILSSLKKHPIPLPAPELQPQKAPVAAIANVCYTDPKAAAEMLQQDLQTLQDQARIAVAREAQQVALEHELLESLPLLFKNRPEQVTMALECKGKGGQPCQGPANITVTCERVQRQEAVHSQITSLRRDIKKLQNDSMAPPPQNLAQAAVHTENFITALVNTYKAEKSLALQQVGVTAFYQVVSFVCEDTLRHPPTRQYLSSCVEILGQVFIQGNAEECSRVLKAILEQRRLCPLISPFFTPNAAPNQLVSLYQDVVTSLHLDSADVIFMLLTKFDLTQWLNDTNPVFSERTRLLDLVHGALCVCGREPEPELLTPFHLFTKHWSCLLRHHFPDHYSDCLRLLMTSSSNQLLSPECWKVTLRVLGCLPPSRSPKIKVEPSASTAAAAPASPYRSAISLSTQQVEETVDWLSDYFLRSRLNKPDLRSFGLYSAWTSYVPDVASFWEYLLNYLINVRLSSCAREPVGSSKILKALQDLHCKLVRLFQPWIFPLNAGDGNSVKCYPWLETEASGAGSLVGLYVQLTDSLHHKFRDRLLPGQRGALWLCMMQYCESCTSPRTPEYLLYLYHTHLHSLSWRHLHPDTQLMEQLFSVERGSPKSCFLFMGEVLCNVNWISVLSHYLQTPPSSAAYPTLPNTDAQSESQKMLVYLLHMLVFLAKEDTLLSQQDSPLLSLLVQSTSLPWHQLDLSSYQSILGYVSTHYPSSLLLSGDSAPQLLLKSLRSAAGLHPRPTEAPHQEETLKAGLYVRWCVQSLVTLEQGGGITLGVLEAQLEALLEGVVTFNPPEVGLEERHMAFCSLFSDVLALLNGVGVSTGEALSAHVITWLDRKGRGFPILPLLTACSRCLASVRHMTRIMEACITAYFNHADEECVGWGPVLASLQVPELTMDDFLSESQTGGSFLTLYAFILQRLNTEYTAANERRTLALINTWTSQVFPSRPSDEAKLFLWWHKALSISVEQLQPQAGQTEVSGVIMGLMKLQTRLLQLGEERLNSGLLGAIGLGKRSPVSTRFRVVVRSLAAFLSIQVPSETELRLQPTADLQLSAKAQQTLGMLEAMLSAKQNAEFEDSVKKALQFIRYPGHCLRDGPRLLSLVVNLLYPDLKYLHVIR, from the exons ATGGAGGCCGTGAGaccaaaaaagagcaaaacaaaacacactggAAAATCTCAG TCGACCAGGAAGCAGAAGCAGGCTGAAGAGGAAACAACAGCCAAAACTCACAAAGTTGTCTGCGATGAGGCTTCCAGCTCTACCTTCACTGAGATCCCCCTCAGCCCACCTTTCGAGGAGATCAGGGAGAAAGGACCAGACTCAGTTAAAGCCTCTGAGAGTGCAGGACAAGCATCACCACTGCTTTCTAGGGGGCAGCAGATCTCTTTGCTACAGACTTCATGCACATCCGATCTAACCGAGACTCTGCAATCAACTTTGAATTTATCAACAGTGGGACCACAAGTTGAAGTAACTCTGACAGAGACAAACAAGAAAGAAGAGGCAAATGATGAGGATGGAGCTGAGGAGGCCGTGCTTGAGGTTGGACCACAACCCACTGAGTTAGGAAACAACTTACAGCTGTGGAGTCAGCCTTTTGCTACACCTCAATTTGAAGAACCCAGTGCCCCTGCATTATACCCATCTCTTACTGATCTGAACGATGGTCCTGTGATGCAGTTATGTGAGGAATCTGAGGAGAGTTGTACTAAAGAACCTGCTGTGCTAGCGCTGCCAGAGCAGGATTCTTCTCCTCCAAGTTTGCAGCCTCTGGAGTCCGTAGCTGATCTTTCAAGGAATAAACTGTACCCAGAGTTACCAAGCACAGCCCCAGAGCTGCAG GCATTCTCTCCAGAGCAGCTGAGCGTCTGGGAGCCAGGAGGGGGCCTGCAATCTTGGCTGGAGGGTGTTGAGGTTTGTAACCTCCAGTTCTGCACTCTGGCCCGGCAGGAAAACCACGAACTGACGGAACTCCTTCAGAACTACTGGCGCTGTCGCAGACAGCTGACACAGTCACACACTCAGCTGCACACGCAGTCCTCTGACTGCAAAAGCACACAGAATCGCCTTTGGACCTTCAGAGATGAACAACTCACGCttcag GGTTTGTGTGCAGACCAGTCTAAAGTGTGTGGATACCACCGTTTCCAGCAGGCAGAGTTCAATCAGGCTATTTTGTCTGAGCTACGGAAACTGATCGAAGCCTGCAGTGAGCTGCTGCACCAAAAGGTGGTGCTGCATGCATACACCGCCCTGCTGTCACGACTGCAAGTGGAGTCATACTTGTATCACCTTCTGAAAG attGCTCTGGCAGCCAATCACAGCCCTGCTCTCTCCAACCCCTTAAAGAAGCCATCAGCGTCTTGTTTAGCTTCACACGAAGAGTTCTCGATGACGCACAGTTTCAGACAGACGTTCATCTCTGGCTTGAGAGATTG GTTGCCGTCCTGCTGCATATAGGAGGGTCAGGTGAGCACCTTTACCTGTTGTGTCATCTTTTATGTTGTCCTGCTGGAGTGGGAAAGTGGGCCGCACACTTCCTTCAA ATTCACATCTGGGGAAACACGTCAGGAGTGCAACATTTTATGCAAGCACTAGCCATCCTAATGTCACCTGCCAG ACACCGTGCAGAGTTTCTGGGTCACATGAAGCCTTTGGACAACCAGAGCTCAGGAACATCAGGACCAGAGTCTGGAAACTGGACTCTTGTTGATGAAGGTGGAGAAGAG gaTGAGGATCCGGAGAGCAGCTGGTTGCTGCTTTGTGAGGAGGATCTCATTTCCCTGCTAACCCAGTTCCCCTTTCAGCAGCTTTACTCGCACATGCTCGGGATGAGCAAACAAG GTGTGTATGAGCCCCAGGCCTGCTCCAGTCAGAAGCTGATGCGGATGTTTGCGTTTGCGTCCTCGCTGATTGAAATTCTCGCGCTTGGCTTGCAAACCTACAACAGAGCGCGGTACCGGCAGCTCGTCAAACGAATTGGACACATCATACG AATGACTGTGTGTTATGTCAGCGATCACTGGGCCCAGTATGTGAACGCTGGTGATGCTGCAGGATCCAGCAGCCACGTTCACTCCCTTTCTTTGGAAAAGCTGCAGCTGGAATATGACCACCTGTTCCTCAGAGCCGTGTTACACGTCCTCAGAAACAAAAG GCTGGGCATTTGGCTGTTCATGTCTGGGATGCCATATGAAACTTTGTCCAGCACCATGTTGTGGAAAGTCCTTTATGTAATGCAGTGTGCAGAGACGGCAGGGTTAGAAACCCTCAGAGCTACAGCTGACACACAGGCCTGCCTTCAGGCTCTTAGAG ACCCAAATCACCAGGAGAGATTTGAGCAATGGCTGTGTGAGGTGAACAGTTCTGATGGCATATCCCTGCTCACGGCGCTGGCACACATGGCAACACCGACCCAGCACTCTGACCCGGCATTTATCACCACCATAACTCTGCTGATCTACCAG gttTCCTATGTGAGTGTGTCTACCAGAGAAACTTACTCCAAGGTGGGGAGAGAGCTACTGGCTTCCATAGCAACGGCTCATCCCTTTGTTATCTCTGTGCTCCTGGAAAGACTGAGGGAGAGCATCCAGAACGTTGGAATG GTTGCACTATACTTGTGTAAGGAGCTGCCTTTAAGTCAGTGGCAGCCGCGGCAAGAAGAAATCTGTGTGATTGGAGGCTGGCTGCTCCAGCATCCTCTGTCTGCGGTGGAGAACCGCTTAGCCTGCGTTATCCTGGAGGGTCTAAACTGGGGTTACACAGAG GAAGGGGTTTTGGCTCTGCCATCGTTCCTCCACAGAGAAGTAGCCCTGCTGGTGGCTGAAGCCTATCAGAAGTACCTCACGGACAAACCGTACAGTGGACTCCTTTCTGAGGGAATCAAACAG GCGTCTTACCTCGCCAGCATCCTTCGTCTGGGCGTGTCTCCTGAGGCGTCTTTTAGTCAGTGGGCGTGGCAACTTCTGCTAAGACTGAAACTCCACGTCAATGCCCAGAACCCCAAAGGAGCCTGGACCGTTCCTGCGCTGGCATCAAACCAGCCAGCTGAGCTTCCACATGATCCCAGCATGCACTCTGTTCTACGGGCGGTAAAAACAGGCCTCCCCATTGGATGCTATTTGTCCATTGCCATGACAACAGTGGGACATAG CTTGGAAAACTTTTGCACCGATGGAGTCGGGTTGTTTAAGACTCTGATCCAGTCTCGCCACCTGAGAGCTGCTGTGAACCTGCTGGATAACATCCTGCCTCCCACGTACCCTCTCAGCTTTTATCTGCTCAAAAACTCCCA GTTTGTAAGCTGCATTCAGTTGTTCTTGCAGTCTGACAGTGTGTGTCCTCAAGGGGTGACGCAGCAGGTCACTCATCGAGTTGCACCCCTCCTCACTGGAACCACCTACGGAGACAATGTCCGTCTGCTGAACAGCGTCATCCAG AGTCATGTGATTGAAAGCTTGCGCCCCGGTCGTGTGGGAGCCTCGGCGGTGTTGGAGTTTTGGGTCGGGATCCTGACTCAGCAGAACTTGTGGTACAGAGACAAGACCGTTTTGTTTCTGATGGATCAGATCTGCTGCGCTGCCTTCACTCACCACCAGGAGGACTGTGTCCAGAAACTTCTGTACCAGCAGCACAag AGTGCTCTGGGTTTCCATGGAGACCGAGGTCTGCTCTCCTCCCTGGTTGGCTGGATTGCTGGAAATGCCACACCATCTTTCATTGAGGGTCAATCTCTTAGTGCAGAG GTTTGGTTTGCCTGGATGGTCCTTAATATGGAGGGCTTGTTTGAGGAAGAGTCTCAGCTGAGACGCTGTGTTGAACACGAGCTGCTGTCAGAGAACATCTCTCCAGATCAAGCTTTAAAG AAGGCTCAGCAGAGGCTGAAGTTGCCTGTGGTCCCGTCTCTGCAACGTCTGCAAGTGTATCGCTGGGCGTGCCAGGCCATAGCCACGCCCCCTGATCACCCCCTCCTGCCACTTGTGTGGCAGAAGTTCCTTCAACTCTACCTGAGACAGCCTGGACCAGAGTATGG GCTCGCTGCGGGGGGGTGTATCGGACGGAGGTTCTTCCAGGGCTCTTCCCAGGCCACTGTGCTGAAAGATCTGAGGCAAAGGATACAAGAAGTGTCAGACTTCCATCATGCAGCAAGCCAAGCACTTCGGGTGCCCCTGCCTAATACCCCCTCATCCGACTCACAAAGCGACAAAAGCTCCTGTAATCCCCAACCGTACAACCTCACCTCACCTCAGCTGCACACCGAGCTGGTCAA ATTGTTTGGTGTGTTTGCTTTGTGGATGGATGATGAGAGTCTCCAGAACCATGAGGTTTACCTGCCCTCTCTCCCCCCTGAGTATGAATCTCACAGACTGGCACAGgtcatgcagcagcagcag CAGTTGTGGCTGGAGTTTGTGGACCAGGAGCGTCTGCAGTTTGATGAGATGGAGGTTTTGTCTTTGTGGGAGAAAGCTCAGAGCGAGCCGGCTTTCCTTCAGACTCAGAACCTGGGCTTCACTGACCGCTCCAGTCTGAGCAGTG CAAAAGAGCGGATCCTGTCCAGTCTGAAAAAACATCCCATTCCTCTGCCGGCTCCAGAGTTACAGCCACAGAAAGCTCCGGTGGCTGCCATTGCAAATGTCTGTTACACAGACCCTAAAGCTGCTGCTGAAATGTTACAGCAGGACCTCCAAACTTTGCAAGACCAAGCCAG AATTGCAGTTGCACGGGAAGCCCAGCAGGTGGCACTGGAGCACGAGCTTCTGGAGAGCCTTCCCTTGTTGTTCAAGAACCGACCAGAGCAGGTCACCATGGCCCTGGAGTGTAAAGGGAAGGGGGGGCAGCCCTGCCAAGGACCTGCAAACATCACCGTCACA TGCGAGCGCGTCCAAAGACAGGAAGCAGTCCACAGCCAGATAACCTCCCTGCGAAGAGACATCAAGAAGCTACAGAACGACTCCATGGCGCCTCCACCTCAAAACCTGGCCCAGGCCGCCGTCCACACCGAGAACTTTATCAC GGCTTTAGTCAACACATACAAAGCAGAGAAGTCTCTGGCGCTGCAGCAGGTTGGTGTGACAGCATTTTACCAAGTGGTCTCCTTCGTGTGTGAGGACACGCTGCGACATCCCCCGACACGCCAGTACCTGTCCTCCTGTGTGGAGATCCTGGGACAG GTTTTTATCCAGGGAAATGCAGAAGAGTGCAGTCGTGTCCTAAAGGCCATCCTGGAGCAGAGGCGTCTGTGTCCTCTCATTTCCCCCTTCTTCACTCCCAACGCCGCGCCGAATCAGCTCGTCTCCCTCTACCAGGACGTGGTGACATCCCTTCATCTCGACAGCGCCGATGTCATTTTCATGCTGCTGACTAAG TTTGACCTGACACAGTGGCTGAATGATACCAATCCAGTGTTTTCGGAGAGAACTCGCTTGCTGGATTTGGTTCACGGAGCTCTGTGCGTCTGCGGCCGAGAACCCGAACCGGAACTTCTCACTCCTTTTCATCTCTTCaccaaacactggagctgccTTCTGCGCCACCATTTCCCAGACCATTACAGTGATTGCCTTCGGCTGCTCATGACCA GTTCATCAAACCAGTTGTTGAGTCCAGAATGCTGGAAAGTGACCCTGCGCGTCCTCGGATGCTTACCTCCATCCCGCAGCCCCAAAATTAAAGTGGAGCCATCAGCCAGCACTGCAGCTGCAGCCCCAGCATCTCCTTACAGATCCGCCATCAGCCTCTCCACTCAGCAA GTGGAAGAGACGGTTGACTGGCTGAGCGACTACTTCTTGCGAAGCCGTCTGAATAAGCCGGACCTGCGCAGCTTTGGCCTTTATTCGGCCTGGACTTCCTACGTCCCGGATGTGGCGTCCTTCTGGGAATATTTGCTCAATTACCTCATCAACGTGCGGCTCAGCAGCTGCGCCAGAGAGCCAGTGGGAAGCAGCAAAATACTAAAAG ctcTGCAGGATCTCCACTGTAAACTCGTGAGGTTATTTCAACCGTGGATCTTCCCTCTGAATGCTGGTGATGGCAA TAGCGTCAAGTGTTACCCCTGGCTGGAGACGGAGGCCAGTGGAGCAGGAAGTCTGGTTGGTCTCTATGTGCAACTCACAGACAGTCTTCATCACAAGTTCAGAG ATCGGCTGCTGCCTGGTCAGAGAGGAGCTCTGTGGCTGTGTATGATGCAGTACTGTGAGAGCTGCACCTCTCCACGCACTCCTGAGTACCTGCTGTACCTGTACCACACACACCTGCACAGCCTGTCCTGGAGACACCTGCACCCTGACACTCAGCTCATGGAGCAGCTCTTCAGT GTGGAGAGAGGAAGTCCTAAAAGTTGCTTTCTCTTTATGGGTGAAGTCTTGTGCAATGTCAACTGGATCAGTGTTTTAAGCCACTACTTACAGACACCTCCCAGCTCTGCAGCGTACCCAACCTTACCGAACACAGACGCACAGAGCGAGTCGCAGAAAATGTTGGTCTACCTGCTgcacatgctagtttttttagCCAAGGAGGATACGCTCTTGAGTCAACAG GACTCCCCTCTACTCAGTCTGCTGGTTCAGTCCACTTCTCTGCCGTGGCACCAGCTGGATCTGTCGTCGTACCAGAGCATTCTGGGATACGTTAGCACGCACTACCCCTCGTCTCTGCTGCTCAGCGGAGATTCTGCtcctcagctgctgctgaaatcCCTCCGCAGTGCTGCAGGGCTCCACCCTCGTCCCACTGAAGCCCCACACCAG GAGGAGACGCTCAAAGCCGGACTGTATGTGCGCTGGTGTGTGCAGTCGCTCGTCACTCTGGAGCAGGGAGGTGGCATCACCCTCGGTGTTCTGGAAGCTCAGCTGGAAGCCCTTCTAGAGGGCGTTGTCACATTCAACCCACCAG AGGTGGGCTTGGAGGAGAGGCACATGGCATTCTGCAGCCTCTTTAGCGACGTGCTGGCTCTTCTTAACGGGGTGGGGGTGTCGACAGGCGAGGCGCTCTCTGCTCACGTCATCACCTGGCTGGACAGGAAGGGGAGGGGCTTTCCGATTCTGCCTCTTCTCACAGCCTGCTCCCGTTGTCTCGCATCGGTGCGACACATGACGCGGATCATGGAGGCATGCATCACTGCATACTTCAACCATG CTGATGAAGAGTGTGTAGGTTGGGGTCCTGTTCTGGCCTCCCTGCAGGTCCCTGAACTCACAATGGACGACTTCCTGTCCGAGAGCCAAACAGGAGGCAGCTTCCTGACGCTTTATGCCTTCATTTTGCAACGCCTCAACACCGAATACACAGCAGCCAACGAGAGGAGGACTCTGGCTCTCATCAACACCTGGACATCCCAAGTCTTCCCCAG CAGACCAAGCGATGAAGCCAAACTGTTCCTCTGGTGGCACAAGGCCCTCAGTATCTCCGTGGAGCAACTGCAGCCACAAGCAGGGCAGACGGAAGTGTCGGGAGTCATCATGGGTCTGATGAAGCTGCAAACCCGGCTGCTGCAGCTGGGAGAAGAACGACTCAACTCTGGACTGCTGGGTGCTATTGGCCTCGGGAAGAGGTCTCCTGTTTCTACCAG GTTTAGGGTGGTGGTGCGAAGTCTGGCAGCTTTCCTCTCCATCCAAGTGCCGTCAGAGACCGAGCTCAGACTCCAGCCAACTGCTGATTTGCAGCTCTCTGCCAAAGCACAACAa ACATTGGGAATGCTGGAGGCCATGCTCAGCGCTAAGCAGAATGCTGAATTTGAAGACTCTGTGAAAAAGGCTCTGCAGTTCATCCGATACCCCGGACACTGTCTCAGAGATGGACCCCGACTGCTCTCCTTAGTGGTCAACCTTCTCTATCCGGACCTAAAATACCTACACGTCATTCGCTAA